The stretch of DNA CCGCCGCCTTCGACTTCCCGAAGTTGCTGGCAGCATCCGTTCCGCCCCCCTGACGGTTGCGGAACAGCAGCAGCAGCAGGCCGACAATGAGAAGCCCTGTCAGCAGGCCGCTGAACAGGGCCAGAAAGCTCAGGCGGGCGGGTTGCACGTAGGTCACGCTGACCCCCGCCGCCTGAAGCCGGTTCAGGGCGATGACCGGGTCGGCGGCGAGCGTGCGGACGCTG from Deinococcus aerius encodes:
- a CDS encoding ATP-dependent metallopeptidase FtsH/Yme1/Tma family protein, translating into MSRATWGWGLAAAVVVLLLLINAASPRARGGELSLTDFTSALRSGQVQSANVQFENNTAVLSGKLKDSQEYSVRTLAADPVIALNRLQAAGVSVTYVQPARLSFLALFSGLLTGLLIVGLLLLLFRNRQGGGTDAASNFGKSKAA